The sequence ACTGCCATCTTCAAGCATTTCAAGGTAATCGAATATTTTATCTCTTAACTCAATAAGATATCCGCCAATAACGCGTTTGTACCTGAATGTCTGGTCTTTAAGCCTGTCGGGAACAATATTGTCAATGTTCTTGATAAAAATGACTTCACCTTTTCTGTCGTTCAGGTTTTCAATGAGAGCGCCATGCCCTCCCGGCCGAAAAACGATGCTGTCGTCACTGTTCCGGAAAGGTTTGTTTTTTAAATCAACCGCAATTGTGTCAGTTGAAGATTTCTGGATGGAAAAAGTGAGTTCGTAGGTTACATCAAATAACTCTTCGTATTTGTCTTTTATGTTGTTGATTTCATCAATAAAGCGGTCGGCATGTTCAGGAGAAATGGTGAAATGAACTGCAACCCTGCCGTCGCTGTTCTGACCATAATTTGCTCCTTCCACAAGATGTTCTTCCATGGCCATGCGGGCGCCATCGGAATAATTGTGAAATTTCAACATGGCCTTGGGTAAAGCTGCATAACCCAGCCCTTTGTCTTCAAGCAGGAAGTCAATAATGCTGTTATAGTCTGTGTCTATCAGGCAATTTTCAATATCCAGGCCATGGGTCTGCATGATTTGCTTAAGATCTTCAAAAAAAGCAAAATTGTGAATATTTGTAAAAAAATGATAGGCTGAATTGAAGCTTTTATCAGCCATAAGGGCTTCTGCATCAGAGCGATTCTTGTAGTTTTCGCGAAATTCAAATAAATGTTTAAACATTCTGCTGGCAGCTCCTGAGGCTGGCACAAATTTCAGAATTTCATAGTCTTCTGCATTTTTATTATAGAATGTAATCAGCTTATCTGTTTCCTGTTCCGAAAATGTTTTGATTCCATTTTCAGGAGTAGCCGGGGCTACCAGTTCTACAAATGGAAAACCTCTTTTAAAATTTTCAATTTGCTGCTCTATCGTTTTTAAATCAATCCCTTTTGCCTGGAATTGCTTTAGGTCGTTCTGTGTAAACATAATAAGTGAGATTATATTTTTTAAAGGTTTTTAACCTTCTGTGTCATTAGTTAAAGACATCCTGCAACAAAATTAAGCAATTGGCGCTAAAAAAACCAATTGTTCAAAGGTTTGGGGCAACAGTATCCAGGTATTCAACATGATAACAGGCGTATGTAATTGAAGTGCAATGTTATAGCTGAATTGCTGGCTTGTATATTATTGTTGATTCATGTCAATTTTCAGGCGAAAATAACCTGATAAACAGTGTATGCAATATAAAGCAGCACAAAAAACGCTCCTTCAGTCCGATCTATCCGGCGTCCTTTTCCAACAAACACAAATATAAATAGCAGCAAACTTGCCAGTATGGTTACCATGATGTCGAAGTTTGAAGCCGGATTAAATGGCAAGGGCCGGATAACAGCACTTGAGCCCAAAACAAAAAATATATTAAAAATATTTGAGCCAACAACATTGCCGATGGCGATATCGCTGTTTCGTTTAATGGCTGCAACAACACTGGTGGCCAGCTCGGGAAGTGAAGTGCCGGTTGCGACCACGGTAAGACCAATAACAGATTCGCTTAATCCAAGACTTCGTGCAATCTCAACAGCTCCCATCACCAGAAACCTGCCTCCCAGTATCAGTCCGGCAAGGCCAAGCAGCACATATATGATTGACCGGGGTACGGTAAGAACAACTTTTTCAGAATCCATTAGCGGGCCGGATTGTTTGGCCAAAATAAAAGTATATGCCATAAATATGGAGAAAAAGCTTAAAAGTACCAGCCCGTCAATTCTCGAAATCTCGTTCTGCTGATACCTGTCAATGAGTATATCATTCGCCATAAATGCTACCACCACAATAGCCAGTAAACTGAATGGAATTTCCTTCCAGACAGTATTGTTTTTAACCGTAACAGGCAATACCATTGCGGTAACTCCAAGTATGAGCAGTATGTTAAATATGTTGCTTCCCAGGATGTTTCCAATGGCAATGTCGGTTTTGCCATTGAATGAAGCAATGAGATTTACAACCAGTTCAGGCGCTGAAGTGCCTAATGCAACTACTGTTAATCCAATTACGAGGTCAGAAATATTGAGCTTGCGCGCAAGATTAGAGGCGCCGTCAACCAGCCAGTTAGAGCCGAATATGAGTAGGGTTAAACCGCCCAATAAAAGTATGTAGTTCATCAGCAGTTTTTTGTGGTTTTATAATTCCGGAATTTATTTCACCAATATTCAATCAAGATATTCAACGAATGATTGTTTTCTTTCATTGCTAGCTTAAACAATTATTCTGTCAGAAAGTTAAAAATGTGCTCCAGGTTAAAATCAGCTTCTCCGTTCAGTATAAGAGTTTCGCTGAATTCGGGCGGCAGTTGTCCGTATTTAAGATAACTGTTCCAAATGTGTTCAATATACCAGTCGGGTTCAGCTCCCCAGCGAAAATCTCTTTTTTTGCGGTGAACAAACTCTTGTTTGCCAAGCGTAATAAAGATGGTTTTTGAAAACAATTGGTTGATACCGGGATTGCTGAATGCCATTAATCCTTCCATAATCAGGGTTTTACCTGAATTAATGCCTGTTTCCATGAGTTGTTGTAATTTAGCCCAATCAATAGCTTCAGGTCTTTCCCAATCTGTGTGATGGTTAATTTTAGGTATGTTCACTTCTTCAGGGATGATTTTGTCCTGATGAATGACCATTGAATGCGCTATTGAGTTTCCCAGAATATCTGCAAGAAAAGTTTTTCCTGAACGGCTGATGCCTCCTATGCCAATGCAAAGAGGTTTTTTTAAGTGAATTTTCGGTTGCTGAAATATATTTTTTTGCATCAAAAGCCTGCCTGATAATTTGTTAAACAAACATAGCGCAATTTGGGAGAACCGGCAACAAAAAAAATATGAAAAGGCTTGTCGGAGTTAGAAAAAAAGTTTTACATTTGCACTCTCATTTGCCCAGGTGGTGAAATTGGTAGACACGCCAGCTTGAGGGGCTGGTGTCCTTAAGGATGTGCAAGTTCGAGTCTTGTCCTGGGCACAAAATCCGAAAATGATCGGTGGCAGTCGAAAGACTGCATTTTTTTGAAATATTGTTTTCGCCCGGATGGCGGAATTGGTAGACGCGCTAGTTTCAGGGACTAGTATACTTAAGTATGTGCAGGTTCGAGTCCTGTTCCGGGCACTTTAAACCCCTTATAATCACATGGTTATAAGGGGTTTTTGGTTTTAGTCAACTGTCTCTATACTACGCTAAAGATATCGGGCGCAGCTTTCATTCTTACTTTTCTAATTTATTTGTCAGATATAGGTATGCTCCAGCACTGTGATGGATAAATACATTGTCCTGATGGTCGGGGTATTTGAGGTAGTATTCTTCATCAGCAAACAAAACAATCGTGTTTCCGGTACGAACATAATTATTGGCATATTGATATTCAGGGGCTTCAAATTCAGGAAGCGATTTATTGACAAATTTACCTGCCATCTTTCCCAGATATTTCCTGTAGTTTTTTACAGCCCGACTGCTTGGTCTTTTAAGTTTTCCATAAGCGTAACTCATGGCAAGTCTTTTCGGAAAACTTTGCTTTCTGATGGTTTTTTTGGCATTTACAAACGGGTTCAAAGTATTGAAATCACGAATTGTTTGAATTGATAATGGCGTTTCAGGAACCCAGTCAGCTGAATTTACAACGTTACAGGCCCAGCCACCTGCTGTTGAGTTTTCATAATCGTATGCAAAATACAGGTTGCCAGGCTTGGGGGCAGCACTGCAATAAGTTTTAAAGCAAATGTCAGATGGCAGTTCGTTTTTTTGCTGAAGTTTTCGCAAATAAGCAGTAACCAGAAACGCAATAGCCCCGCCTTGACTATGCCCGGTTATGATGATGTTTTTATATCCCTTTTGGTAACTTGAGTCTATTTTCGACAGCATTCCTTGGGCCATAAATCCGGTGGCCATCAGCCAGCCAACATGAACTGATGCCCGTGGATTGTCTGACAGATTGTAATTGAAGGTCAGATGGTTGTTAAGTTTGAGGCTTCCTTTAGCTGGTACCATGGCTGCATAAAAGTTTTCGAGCCAGCTAACGGGGCTTGGTGTTGTTCCTCTGATACTGATGACAATGGTGTTTTTACCGTCACCCCATAAATCCCAGCGATTTTCAAGCCCTGAAACAGGAGAGCGATAGTAAAGTTTATAATTTTCAGGAATCCATTTGGTTTTTACCCACGGTGTATCGGCCACACTTGCTGCAATTTTAAGCATTTCGATGTACTCCGTTTTATCGAATCCGGGCTTAAGCCCCTGATTCTGTGCTTTTAAATTGCCGAATGAGATGGCAAGAAGCAAAACAATAGAAAAAGTGAATCTTTTGTTAAAAGTCATATGTTCAATTGGTTATGTTTGTCTTAAAAATGTTTGTAGCCGCTTTCACAAAAGGTCTCGTCCACAAAGTTCAAAATTAGTACTTAATTTTGTACCTGCTGTTATGACCTTATTTGAAATACATTTATTATTTTTAATGTAAATTGGAAATCGAAGTTGTAATCTGATGAATTGTTCCGAATGAAGAAAATGTTTATTATCCCGTTTTTGCTCCTGGCCTGGTTGCCAATTTATAGTCAGGTAAATGGGAGTTTTATATTTGATGGTCTGCAAAGGTCATACATTACTTATCTGCCACAATCATACTCGCCTGATGAATCTTACCCGCTTTTGCTGGCATTGCATGGATATACACAAACAGGGCAGGGAATGATGCAATTCAGCGGGCTGAATCAGATAGCTGATACTGCAGGGTTTATTGTCGTGTATCCCAATGGAGTAGGCAATGCCTGGAATGTTGGCTTTGCCGGAGGTTCTACAGCTGATGATGTTGGTTTTTTAAATGCACTTATTGATACTTTAAATGTGTTTTATAATATTGATTTAAAAAGGACTTATGCTGCCGGTTTTTCTAACGGAGGTTTTATGAGTTATCGTTTGGCTTGTGAATCAGCCAACCGGATGGCCGCAATTGCATCTGTGGCCGGGACGATGACTGAAAATGCTTTTACTACCTGCACTCCGCAAAGAGCGGTGCCTGTTCTGCATATTCATGGCACCAACGACATTGTAATTGCATACAATGGTGGATTTGGCAATAAGTCGGTTGAGCAGGTGTTAAGCTTGTGGACTGATTTTAATATTTGCCCTGAAACACCGGTAGTTGAAGATTTACCTGATTTAGTAGCAGAAGGCTCAACAGTTCAGCGATTTACATGGGGACCTTGCAGCAACTCAACAGAAGTTGCGCTATTGAAAGTGATCAATGGCGGCCATACCTGGCCGGGTTCGGTTGGAACCACAGGAATTGGAAATACAAACAGAGATATCAGCGCCAGCGGCGAGATATGGAAATTTGTCAGTCGCTTTTCATTGGATGAAAATACAGGTGTAAGTGAGGTGGGCACAACTGATTTAATGATTTATCCCAATCCTCTGGCAGATGGCATGTTGCACATTATTTGGCCCGCGCATCATGAACAGGCGTCGGTTTTTATCTATTCCAGCAATGGTTCTGTTGTTTATCACGAAAAAATGAGCCCGGATAAAGGAGATTTGCATATTGAAACAGCTTCATTTTCTCCCGGTTTATATATTGCCCGTGTAGCGGGAGGTAAGTTTAACCGGGTTTCAAAATTTGTAGTACGCTGATTTGAACCGACAGAAAGATTTCTGTGTCAGCCATGGTAAAATTAGCTTTAATTTCTTCTCAATAAGTTGAATAGGAAGGTGTCAGATTATTCAGCAAGGCTATTGATCATTACTTCGTCCATAAACAGCCACGCTTTGTTACCACTTCCGGGTTGATCGTCAGGGCATATTCCGCGGTTTTTTGCTGTAATTTTAATATACCTGGCTGTTGAATTTATTTGAACCATCGTGTAATCGACAGTAATAGGTTCACGCATTGTTAATAATTCAGGTCTCATACCGTTGGCTGGCTCATAAGTTATGCCATCGGTTGATAGTTCAATTTCAACGCCGGTTGGCAAGAAAATCCAGTTAGATGGATTATGCAGGAACCCAATATTTATATTCTTGATTTCCAATTGTTGGCCAAGGTCAATGATGAATTCTGCATTGTTTCCCAAAAATCCCAACCAATCTGATTTTAGTGAACGGGGGTGTGCTCTGAGCCCGTCAGTTAAAGTGAAAGGACCCGAAGCTGCATATTTGTAATTATATTGGGTGTTCATAACCGGAGTTTTACCAAATCCGTCATGCACATAAATAATTCGCTCAGTTTCATTGCCAACTGGCTTTTTATTGAATTTTAAGAAGGCTTTTACTACTGAAGTCTTATTGACTAAAAATGGTTTTTTGTATTTTTTGAAGGAAGTGTTACCGATACTATAAAAAATCTGCCCTGATTTGTTGCTGCACTCCAGAAGAACTTTTGTCTGGTTTGTTTCAGGGTCAATTGCGGTACTGATTAAAATATCATTTGAACTTTTGCTAAAATTGACCTGCATTTTCTCAAGTCGCTCAAAATGCTTGTTCATTTTAGATGAGAAATTATCCCAGTTGCGGTTTGAACGGGCTGACCAGTTTACTTCGGCCAGAGCTAAAGCTCTCGGAAAGGCCATATATTCAACCTGAGAGCTGTTAAGCATATATTCGGTCCATACATTGCCTTGTGAACCAATAATATACTTGCTTTCTTCAGACGTTAATTCGCCCGGAACGGGCTCAAAACTGTAAACATTTTGCAAGGTGTTAAATCCTCCTATGGCCAGCGGTTCGGTAGCAGGATTTCCTTGGTAATGGTCAAAATAGCAATGAGATCCCGGTGTCATAATCACGTCATGTTTCAGTTTGGCTGCTGCAATTCCGCCATCGGTTCCGCGCCACGACATAACAGTAGCTCCGGGAGCCAGGCCTCCTTCAAGTATTTCATCCCAACCGATGATTTGCCGGCCATTGCTGTTCAGAAATTTTTCAATTCTGGTGATGAAGTAATTTTGCAGTTCATGAGCATTTTTCAGATGTTCATCCTGCATTCTTTTTTGGCATAAAGAGCATGATTCCCAGCGGGTTTTAGGTGCTTCATCGCCCCCAATGTGTATGTACTTTGAAGGGAAAATATTCATCACTTCGTTTAATACATCTTCCAGGAAAAGAAAAGTCTCCTCTTTTCCAGCACAAAAAATATCATCTGTAACCCCCCATTTTGTATAAACCTCAAATGGTCCGCCGGTGCATGATAGCTGAGGGTAAGCGGCCAGGGCAGCCATGGCATGTCCGGGCATTTCAATCTCAGGAATAACGTTTACGTAGCGTCTGGCAGCGTAAGCTACAATTTCTCTGGCTTCTGCCTGTGTATAAAAACCTCCGTAGGCTTGGTTGTCATCGCTAACGTTGCGGCCAATTGGTGAACTTTTACGCCATGCTCCGATTTCAGTGAGTAACGGATATTTTTTTGTTTCAAGCCTCCATCCCTGATCTTCAGTAAGGTGCCAGTGAAAATTATTGATTTTATAGGCAGCCAGCAGATCTATATACTTTTTAATAAACTCAACCGGAAATAAATGACGGCCAACATCCAGGTGCATTCCCCTGTATTGAAACCTTGGATAATCAAGAATTGTACAAACGGGAACTTCCCACTTTTTGACGGTGTTTTGAGTACTTATGGTCTCTATTTCGGGTGGCAATAACTGTATTAGTGTCTGGATACCATAAAAAATCCCTTTTCCTGTATTGGCTCTTACAGTAATCAATTTTTTATTAACAGTTAACAGGTAACCTTCTTCTCCTACTTTGTCAGTATTATTCAAATCAAGTAAAATTACGTTGCCTGACGCGGAATTTACCGAAGGATTATTCTTCACCGAAACCTTTGTGATGAGTAGTCTTTCGTTCAGATAATCAGCAAGTTTCGACAATTCCTTTGACGATGAACTCATTTGTATGGTTGTTTCACCGTTAAGTATAAAATGACCCTTGCCTGATACATAACTGACGGGTTCAGGTATGATTGAATGAATGTTTTTTTGACTATAAGTGGTTGATGTAATCATAAGTAACACAAAAATGAGATATCCGGTAATTGTTGCTTTTTGAGAAGTCATAATTCCTGATTGTTTGGGTGAAATGATTCTTGGGGAATGGAATGCCTGCTTGCAATTGTTCGAATAATTTCTTGCATTTCAGCATGATGCGCACTCATTTGACTTAAAAGCCTGAACTGAACTCTTGCTCTTACCAGATTATGCTCAGGGTGATGAATTTGATAGTAGGTATCTCCGTTCAAATAGTCAGTGAAAAACCTTAACCCTATAATATAGGTCATAAGTAACGCAGAATCAGTGAAATTCTCAATTTCATCGTGGCAAAGTATTGAGGCGGTTGATTTTATATATCCTTCCGAAAAGGCTTTGAATAAGCTGATATCAAAGTGAACCTTTTCTATTTCAGGCTCATCCTCATTGGCCCTGTTGGTTAATGTGCGGATAGCATCACCGAAATCATATAATGCCGAGCCGGGCATTACAGTATCAAGGTCAATTACACCAATGGCCTCCAGCTTTTCAGAGAAAACGACGTTGGTGAGCTTTGTATCGTTATGGGTAATTCTGATGGGAATTTTTCCGGTAGCTAAAAGGTGCGGGATTTTCACCATCTTTGAATGCCATGATTCAATGAATTCAATCTCAGACTGCACTGCAGCGGCTCTTTTGGCCAGGTTGTTTTCCAAAGCCTGCTGAAATTGTTTGAACCGGTATTCAAGTGAATGAAAATCAGGAATGATCACATTTAATTCTTTAGGATTTAATGCTGATACTCCTCTTAGAAACATTCCAAAGGCCTGCCCTCCTTCGTAAGCTGTTTTGCTGTTGACAGTAACATGCTTGTTGTCAATTCCTTTGATGAACGTTATCAAGCGCCAATGACTCTGGTTTTCATCCGTGTAAAACAGTTGTCCGCTTCTTGTTTCAATAATCAGGGGAACTTCAATTTTTGTTGCAGAGTTCAGGTTAAAGTTATTGATTGTATCCGTAACAAGTTGGAAGTTAGACATTAAGTCTTTGATATTGTGAAAAATGGCTCCGTTTAATTTCTGCAATATATAAACGGAGCCAGTCGTGGCACTTATTTTGAATGTATGGTTTATATGGCCTGCGTGAATTTGCTCAGCAGAGTAATTTGATTCCGGGATGTTGAAAATTAACTGAAGCCTGGAAAGAAGTAAATCCATAAAAAAATCGAGATTTTATACATTCCAGAGATTAGGAGGGTAAACTCCGGCTGAAATTAATTCGTTTAATTTGTTGATTACCATAGGTTTGTCTTCGCGATAAGTGATGCCAAACCATTGCCCGGAGTTTGAAAGGAGTTTTACTTTTGCCTTCCCGTTTTTAATGAGTGTATCCACTACCGATGGGATGTAAAACTCTGATTTCAAATTGTGCTGGTTTTCTCTAATAAAATCGATAAACTGGCTTTCAAGATGACCGAAGAAATCAGGCGTAAAACCCCAAAAATTCATTGAAACCGGTGTTGAGCCCGGCAATTCAATCTCACGATCTTCAGCGTTTTTGTAAACAATGACATTGTTAACAGATTGAATGTGAGTTCTTTCAGTGACTGATTGAAGCCAGTTGTTTTCATCAGTTACGCATTCGCCCCGCGACACAAATCCAAAATCCGAAAGTGTATTTTGCAGTTCATAAGCTACCATCGCATACTGAGTGTCGGCGGGAGATGGGTTTTCTGAAAAATAGTGCGCTAAAGTACTGAAGGCTTCACGGCCATAGAAATCATCAGCATTGATCACAACAAACGGCTCTTTAACTTTTTCAGCAGCCATTAGAACTGCATGTCCGGTTCCCCATGGTTTTTGTCTGCCCTCGGGTTGAGTGAAGCCGGCAGGTAGTTTGTCTGTTTCCTGAAACACCCAGTCAACTTCAATGTGTTTTTGTAACCTGTTGATAAATATTTCTTTAAAATCGTGCTCAATATCTTTTCGGATAATGAAGACCACTTTTCCGAATCCAGCCTGAATTGCATCATAAACAGAATAGTCAAGAATTGTTTCTCCTGACGGACCAATAGGATCAACCTGCTTCAGGCCTCCGTAGCGACTGCCCATGCCGGCAGCCAGAACAAGTAATGTTGGTTTCATACGTTTCAATGAGTTTTATTTTCTGATTTTGTGACCTGAAAGAGCATAATAAAGGATGAAGAAGTAGAATGGTACCATAATCCAATATGCCTGCTGATTTCCGATAATATCAACCAATGATCCGTAAATTAACGGAATAATAGCTCCGCCGGCGATGCCCATTACTAGTAATGCCGAACCTGCCTTGGTAAATTTCCCCAAATCGGCTATAGCTAACGGCCAAATCGACGGCCACATCATTGCATTGGCCAGTCCGAGCAAGGCAATAAACAATACGCTGGTAAACCCTGATGTGAATAAAGCGGCCAATGTAAAGATTACACCTAAAACAGCTGAAACTGCAAGTGCTTTGTCTTGTTTTATAATGCGGGGAATGGTAATTATTCCGATAATGTAGCCAATGACCATTGATATAAGGGTAAGACTTGTGAAGTACCTTGATTGATCAAGCGATATTCCCAGTGATTTGCCATATAAAGCAATGGTGTCACCAGCCATGACTTCAACGCCTACATAAAGGAAGAGTGTGATAAATCCCAGTATTAAATGTGGAAACTGATACCAGGATGTTTTTTTTGTTTTCTGATTACTGTCGGTAATTTCTTCTTTATCTGTATCGATTTCAGGCAAGTGGGCAAACCTAATCATAAAGGTAAGTAAAAGCAATACAGCTGCCATTACAATATAAGGTAATACAACCCTCATGGCCAGATTGTCAAGCACCACTGTTTTTTCAATGCCCGTTAAATGCTGTACATTTTCCATTAGTTCATTTGCACCCTGCAAAATAAGTGCCCCTAAAATAATAGGACTGATTGTACCGGCCAATTTGTTGCAAATGCCCATGATGGCAATTCTTTTGGCAGCACTTTCGCGTGGACCAATAATGGTAATATATGGATTGGAGGCTGTTTGCAAAAGTGCCAGGCCTGACCCCTGCACAAATAATCCTGTCAGAAACAACCCA comes from Lentimicrobiaceae bacterium and encodes:
- a CDS encoding DUF4301 family protein, whose protein sequence is MFTQNDLKQFQAKGIDLKTIEQQIENFKRGFPFVELVAPATPENGIKTFSEQETDKLITFYNKNAEDYEILKFVPASGAASRMFKHLFEFRENYKNRSDAEALMADKSFNSAYHFFTNIHNFAFFEDLKQIMQTHGLDIENCLIDTDYNSIIDFLLEDKGLGYAALPKAMLKFHNYSDGARMAMEEHLVEGANYGQNSDGRVAVHFTISPEHADRFIDEINNIKDKYEELFDVTYELTFSIQKSSTDTIAVDLKNKPFRNSDDSIVFRPGGHGALIENLNDRKGEVIFIKNIDNIVPDRLKDQTFRYKRVIGGYLIELRDKIFDYLEMLEDGSLTETEVKKITNFAKDKLYIQPGPDFDEMSQIEKIDFLYTKLNRPIRICGMVKNEGEPGGGPFWTKNAESEISLQIVESSQIDLDNPAQKDIFSKSSHFNPVDLVCYLRDFKGNQFDLPEFVDALTGFISNKSKDGRELKAQELPGLWNGAMADWITVFVEVPIITFNPVKTVNDLLRKEHQPAS
- a CDS encoding calcium/sodium antiporter, which codes for MMNYILLLGGLTLLIFGSNWLVDGASNLARKLNISDLVIGLTVVALGTSAPELVVNLIASFNGKTDIAIGNILGSNIFNILLILGVTAMVLPVTVKNNTVWKEIPFSLLAIVVVAFMANDILIDRYQQNEISRIDGLVLLSFFSIFMAYTFILAKQSGPLMDSEKVVLTVPRSIIYVLLGLAGLILGGRFLVMGAVEIARSLGLSESVIGLTVVATGTSLPELATSVVAAIKRNSDIAIGNVVGSNIFNIFFVLGSSAVIRPLPFNPASNFDIMVTILASLLLFIFVFVGKGRRIDRTEGAFFVLLYIAYTVYQVIFA
- a CDS encoding lipase family protein, with amino-acid sequence MTFNKRFTFSIVLLLAISFGNLKAQNQGLKPGFDKTEYIEMLKIAASVADTPWVKTKWIPENYKLYYRSPVSGLENRWDLWGDGKNTIVISIRGTTPSPVSWLENFYAAMVPAKGSLKLNNHLTFNYNLSDNPRASVHVGWLMATGFMAQGMLSKIDSSYQKGYKNIIITGHSQGGAIAFLVTAYLRKLQQKNELPSDICFKTYCSAAPKPGNLYFAYDYENSTAGGWACNVVNSADWVPETPLSIQTIRDFNTLNPFVNAKKTIRKQSFPKRLAMSYAYGKLKRPSSRAVKNYRKYLGKMAGKFVNKSLPEFEAPEYQYANNYVRTGNTIVLFADEEYYLKYPDHQDNVFIHHSAGAYLYLTNKLEK
- a CDS encoding T9SS type A sorting domain-containing protein; translation: MKKMFIIPFLLLAWLPIYSQVNGSFIFDGLQRSYITYLPQSYSPDESYPLLLALHGYTQTGQGMMQFSGLNQIADTAGFIVVYPNGVGNAWNVGFAGGSTADDVGFLNALIDTLNVFYNIDLKRTYAAGFSNGGFMSYRLACESANRMAAIASVAGTMTENAFTTCTPQRAVPVLHIHGTNDIVIAYNGGFGNKSVEQVLSLWTDFNICPETPVVEDLPDLVAEGSTVQRFTWGPCSNSTEVALLKVINGGHTWPGSVGTTGIGNTNRDISASGEIWKFVSRFSLDENTGVSEVGTTDLMIYPNPLADGMLHIIWPAHHEQASVFIYSSNGSVVYHEKMSPDKGDLHIETASFSPGLYIARVAGGKFNRVSKFVVR
- a CDS encoding beta-N-acetylhexosaminidase yields the protein MTSQKATITGYLIFVLLMITSTTYSQKNIHSIIPEPVSYVSGKGHFILNGETTIQMSSSSKELSKLADYLNERLLITKVSVKNNPSVNSASGNVILLDLNNTDKVGEEGYLLTVNKKLITVRANTGKGIFYGIQTLIQLLPPEIETISTQNTVKKWEVPVCTILDYPRFQYRGMHLDVGRHLFPVEFIKKYIDLLAAYKINNFHWHLTEDQGWRLETKKYPLLTEIGAWRKSSPIGRNVSDDNQAYGGFYTQAEAREIVAYAARRYVNVIPEIEMPGHAMAALAAYPQLSCTGGPFEVYTKWGVTDDIFCAGKEETFLFLEDVLNEVMNIFPSKYIHIGGDEAPKTRWESCSLCQKRMQDEHLKNAHELQNYFITRIEKFLNSNGRQIIGWDEILEGGLAPGATVMSWRGTDGGIAAAKLKHDVIMTPGSHCYFDHYQGNPATEPLAIGGFNTLQNVYSFEPVPGELTSEESKYIIGSQGNVWTEYMLNSSQVEYMAFPRALALAEVNWSARSNRNWDNFSSKMNKHFERLEKMQVNFSKSSNDILISTAIDPETNQTKVLLECSNKSGQIFYSIGNTSFKKYKKPFLVNKTSVVKAFLKFNKKPVGNETERIIYVHDGFGKTPVMNTQYNYKYAASGPFTLTDGLRAHPRSLKSDWLGFLGNNAEFIIDLGQQLEIKNINIGFLHNPSNWIFLPTGVEIELSTDGITYEPANGMRPELLTMREPITVDYTMVQINSTARYIKITAKNRGICPDDQPGSGNKAWLFMDEVMINSLAE
- a CDS encoding aminoglycoside phosphotransferase family protein translates to MDLLLSRLQLIFNIPESNYSAEQIHAGHINHTFKISATTGSVYILQKLNGAIFHNIKDLMSNFQLVTDTINNFNLNSATKIEVPLIIETRSGQLFYTDENQSHWRLITFIKGIDNKHVTVNSKTAYEGGQAFGMFLRGVSALNPKELNVIIPDFHSLEYRFKQFQQALENNLAKRAAAVQSEIEFIESWHSKMVKIPHLLATGKIPIRITHNDTKLTNVVFSEKLEAIGVIDLDTVMPGSALYDFGDAIRTLTNRANEDEPEIEKVHFDISLFKAFSEGYIKSTASILCHDEIENFTDSALLMTYIIGLRFFTDYLNGDTYYQIHHPEHNLVRARVQFRLLSQMSAHHAEMQEIIRTIASRHSIPQESFHPNNQEL
- a CDS encoding NTP transferase domain-containing protein, with amino-acid sequence MKPTLLVLAAGMGSRYGGLKQVDPIGPSGETILDYSVYDAIQAGFGKVVFIIRKDIEHDFKEIFINRLQKHIEVDWVFQETDKLPAGFTQPEGRQKPWGTGHAVLMAAEKVKEPFVVINADDFYGREAFSTLAHYFSENPSPADTQYAMVAYELQNTLSDFGFVSRGECVTDENNWLQSVTERTHIQSVNNVIVYKNAEDREIELPGSTPVSMNFWGFTPDFFGHLESQFIDFIRENQHNLKSEFYIPSVVDTLIKNGKAKVKLLSNSGQWFGITYREDKPMVINKLNELISAGVYPPNLWNV
- a CDS encoding sugar MFS transporter — its product is MQTAIPSSSDRRSYIMSIAIIGILFFIFGFVTWLNGTLIPFLKISCELSNLQAYFVTFAFYISYLIMAPPSSWVLHKIGFKNGMAAGLAVMALGSLIFIPAAMTRTFGLFLTGLFVQGSGLALLQTASNPYITIIGPRESAAKRIAIMGICNKLAGTISPIILGALILQGANELMENVQHLTGIEKTVVLDNLAMRVVLPYIVMAAVLLLLTFMIRFAHLPEIDTDKEEITDSNQKTKKTSWYQFPHLILGFITLFLYVGVEVMAGDTIALYGKSLGISLDQSRYFTSLTLISMVIGYIIGIITIPRIIKQDKALAVSAVLGVIFTLAALFTSGFTSVLFIALLGLANAMMWPSIWPLAIADLGKFTKAGSALLVMGIAGGAIIPLIYGSLVDIIGNQQAYWIMVPFYFFILYYALSGHKIRK